In Deinococcota bacterium, the following proteins share a genomic window:
- a CDS encoding NAD(P)H-quinone oxidoreductase: MKAIVVGSGEGRPLAWREVAEPDRGPDEVLVDVYATGLNRADLAQRGGHYPPPPGAS, translated from the coding sequence GTGAAGGCAATCGTGGTTGGAAGTGGCGAAGGGCGTCCGCTGGCGTGGCGGGAGGTCGCCGAGCCGGACCGCGGCCCCGACGAGGTGCTCGTAGACGTGTACGCGACCGGCCTCAACCGCGCCGACCTCGCCCAGCGCGGCGGACACTACCCGCCGCCGCCCGGCGCCTCGG
- a CDS encoding inositol monophosphatase yields MTSNAPNTLHVAIRAAQAAALIHRSNVGADLGIKTKSSITDLVTRVDGESERIIREIIGGAFPDHAVLGEEEGQSRAGASHRWIVDPLDGTLNYAHGFPFYCVSVALEVEGELQVGVVLDSARGELFTAWRGGGAWLNGAPIRVSEEDVLRSAMLATGFPYDPAGVLDNIEVFRRVTPKVRAVRRPGAAALDLSYVACGRLDGFWELKLNAWDVAAGVLLIREAGGRVTSPSGGPYSVEDPVLVSSNGRIHEALLEALALT; encoded by the coding sequence ATGACCTCAAACGCTCCCAACACCCTTCACGTCGCCATCCGCGCCGCCCAGGCCGCCGCCCTGATCCACCGCAGCAACGTGGGCGCCGACTTAGGCATCAAGACCAAGTCGAGTATCACCGACCTGGTCACGCGCGTCGACGGCGAATCCGAGAGGATCATCCGCGAGATCATCGGCGGCGCCTTTCCCGACCACGCGGTTCTGGGCGAGGAGGAGGGGCAGAGCAGAGCGGGCGCCAGCCACCGCTGGATCGTGGACCCCTTAGACGGCACCCTCAACTACGCCCACGGCTTTCCCTTCTACTGCGTGTCGGTCGCGCTCGAGGTGGAGGGAGAACTCCAGGTGGGCGTGGTGCTCGACTCCGCGCGGGGCGAGCTGTTCACCGCCTGGCGGGGCGGCGGCGCCTGGCTGAACGGCGCGCCCATCCGGGTGAGCGAGGAGGACGTCCTCAGAAGCGCCATGCTGGCGACGGGCTTTCCCTACGACCCGGCGGGGGTGCTCGACAACATCGAGGTCTTTAGGCGCGTCACGCCCAAGGTGCGGGCGGTCAGGCGGCCGGGCGCGGCGGCGCTCGACCTCTCCTATGTCGCTTGCGGCCGGCTCGACGGCTTCTGGGAGCTCAAGCTGAACGCCTGGGACGTGGCGGCCGGGGTCTTGCTCATCAGGGAGGCGGGCGGCCGGGTGACGAGCCCTTCGGGCGGCCCCTACAGCGTCGAGGACCCGGTGCTGGTGAGCTCGAACGGGCGCATCCACGAGGCGCTGCTAGAGGCCTTGGCGCTAACGTGA
- a CDS encoding ribonuclease H-like domain-containing protein, translating to MTVKELVLDLETRRSFDEVGGAHNRAQLGVSVVGVYHYDGDRYACYREEAWGALAEELRAAERVIGFNLVGFDLPILALELGDWVLELPTLDLMLEAQGALGHRVSLDSLAKATLGMSKLGSGLDALEYYRAGDWDRLERYCLEDVKLTKALYEHALKNGHLLYQKGKRRLPVAMSFAESPFAEVFRDALSKRSAVKMIYGGKERLVDVHAFDGAYVRGFCHLRGSELTFRLDRVEHAEAAPSSRPLF from the coding sequence GTGACGGTGAAAGAGCTCGTTTTGGACCTCGAGACCAGGCGCTCCTTCGACGAGGTCGGCGGGGCGCACAACCGCGCCCAGCTGGGCGTCAGCGTGGTCGGCGTCTACCACTACGACGGCGACCGCTACGCCTGCTACCGCGAGGAGGCCTGGGGGGCGCTGGCCGAGGAGCTGCGGGCGGCCGAGCGGGTGATCGGCTTCAACCTCGTGGGCTTCGACCTGCCCATCTTGGCCCTCGAGCTCGGCGACTGGGTCCTGGAGCTGCCCACGCTCGACCTCATGCTCGAGGCCCAAGGGGCACTCGGCCACCGCGTCTCGCTCGACTCGCTCGCTAAGGCGACCCTGGGCATGAGCAAGCTGGGCTCGGGCTTGGACGCCCTCGAATACTACCGCGCGGGCGACTGGGACCGCCTCGAGCGCTACTGTCTGGAGGACGTCAAGCTCACCAAGGCGCTCTATGAGCACGCCCTCAAGAACGGCCACCTCCTCTACCAGAAGGGCAAGCGCCGCCTCCCGGTGGCGATGAGCTTCGCCGAGAGCCCCTTCGCGGAGGTCTTTAGGGACGCCCTCTCGAAGCGGAGCGCGGTCAAGATGATCTACGGCGGCAAGGAGCGCCTGGTCGACGTTCACGCCTTCGACGGCGCCTACGTGAGAGGCTTTTGCCACCTGCGCGGGAGCGAATTGACCTTCCGGCTCGACCGAGTCGAGCACGCCGAGGCGGCGCCCTCGAGCCGGCCGCTCTTCTAG
- the rimP gene encoding ribosome maturation factor RimP, translating to MDLTQAAKTILEPLGFEVLELGVSGRGEGRSVLLRIDRLDGGVVAMNDVSLASEVFGLELDRLDPFEGRYKLEVESPGPERPLKTTQHFRRFQGLLAKVRAGGETFRGKIRTVEGESVSFEVNGETRTLALNEIKAWLAEWPETPR from the coding sequence GTGGATTTGACGCAGGCTGCAAAGACTATTTTAGAGCCCCTGGGCTTCGAGGTGCTCGAGCTCGGCGTGAGCGGGCGCGGCGAAGGGCGCAGCGTGCTGCTGAGGATCGACCGCCTGGACGGCGGGGTGGTCGCTATGAACGACGTGAGTCTGGCCTCCGAGGTCTTCGGGCTCGAGCTCGACCGCTTAGACCCCTTCGAGGGCCGCTACAAGCTCGAGGTGGAGTCGCCCGGCCCCGAGCGGCCGCTCAAGACCACCCAGCACTTCCGGCGCTTTCAAGGCCTCCTGGCCAAGGTGCGCGCGGGCGGCGAGACCTTCAGGGGCAAAATCCGCACCGTCGAGGGCGAAAGCGTCAGCTTCGAGGTGAACGGCGAGACGCGCACCCTGGCGCTAAACGAGATCAAGGCCTGGCTGGCCGAGTGGCCCGAGACGCCCCGTTAG